In Nitratireductor mangrovi, the genomic window TCACCGAGAAACAGGACTGCTGCCGTCGCCGTGACGGCCGGTGTGGTCGCCATGACCACCGATCCGACTACCCCGGATACGGTCCGCATGCCGTAGAGCATGAAAACCGTGAAGCCGACCATCCCGAACAGGGCGAGCAGGCAAACCAGGAACCAGTCACCGCGCTTGAGTGTCGAGAGCTTGCGGCGCTGGCTCCAGGCGATGGGCGCGAGCACGGCTGCGCCGAGCGCGCAGCGCAGCGCCGCTCCGACGAACACCGGCATGGCATCCGTGACGATTTTCGAAACCGGCGTCGCCGACCCGAAAATGATCATGCCGAGCGCGAGCTGGGCGTAGACGGTTCCGTCGGCGAGCAGGTCGCCCGATCTGGCGTCCTGGCTTGTCCTGTTCTTATTGGCCATGTCGGGTTAACCGATGAGGCGCGTTTTGGTTCGCTCCTGCCAGAAATCCCGAGCCGGACGGGCGCCCCCGGCTTGAAAGAGGCCCGTTGCTCGTCCATAAGCGCCTCGCATTTCGCGGTCGCCCTCGCATGGAACGAGGCCCTCCATCAGCCCCGGAGACTTTTTCGATGTCGTCCTTCAAGCCGCTCGTCTTTTCCGGCGTCCAGCCGACCGGCAACCTGCATCTCGGCAACTATCTCGGCGCGATTCGCAAATTCGTCGCGTTGCAGGAGAATTACGAGTGCATCTACTGCGTCGTTGACCTGCACTCGATCACGGCGCAGCTGGTCCATGACGACCTGCCCGGGCAGACCCGCGCCATTACCGCGGCCTTCCTCGCCGCCGGCATCGATCCCGCAAAACACATCGTCTTCAACCAGAGCCGCGTGCCGCAGCACGCCGAGCTTGCCTGGATCTTCAACTGCGTCGCCCGTATCGGTTGGATGAACCGCATGACGCAGTTCAAGGACAAGGCCGGAAAGGACCGCGAAAACGCCTCGCTGGGTCTGCTTGCCTATCCGAGCCTGATGGCGGCCGACATCCTCGTCTACCGGGCAACGCACGTCCCTGTCGGTGACGATCAGAAGCAGCATCTGGAGCTGACGCGCGACATCGCCACCAAGTTCAACAATGATTTCTCGGAGCGAATTGCCGAACTGGATGTCGGCGTCGAGATGATGATGGGCGAGGAGCGAGTGAACGGCTTCTTCCCGCTGACAGAGCCGCTGATCGAGGGGCCGGCGACGCGGGTCATGAGTCTGCGCGATGGCACCAGGAAAATGTCGAAATCGGACCCTTCCGATCTTTCGCGCATCAATTTGACCGACGACGCCGACGCCATCGCCAAGAAGATCAGGAAGGCCAAGACCGATCCCGCGCCCTTGCCGGTCGATCCCGACGGCCTCGCCTCGCGACCCGAGGCGGAAAACCTCGTCGGCATCTACGCTGCGCTCGCCGACCAAAGCCGCGCCGACGTTATCCGTGATTTTGGCGGGCGTCAGTTCTCCGAGTTCAAGCCGGCTCTCGCCGAACTTGCCGTCGAGAAGATGGCGCCGATCGCCGCCGAGATGCGCCGCATCATGGCTGATCCCGGCTATGTCGACGGCGTTCTCCGTGATGGCGGCGAGCGCGCAGGAGCGTTGGCCGAGGAGACCATGACGTCGGTGCGCGACATCATCGGCCTGCTGCAGAGATGAGGTCCGCGAAGGCGCAGCTTGCCGCGCGGCGGCCGCGATGGCAGATTGCCGCCGTGTTCCACGAGACGGGATGACCGCATGGTCTCGAAACGACTGAGCCGCGAAGCCGGCCACAGGCGCAAGTTTCTCGCCATCGTCGATGACACGCCGGAATCCGAACGGGCCGTTGCCTATGCCTCGCGGCGCGCAGAGCGGACCGGTGGCGTGCTGGTTCTGCTCTTCGTCATCGAGCCGACCGACTTCCAGCAATGGTTTGGCGTCGAAAAGATCATGCGCGAGGAAGCGAGCGCGACCGCAAATGCCGCGCTGGACACAGCCGCCCGGCAGGTGCGCGAGAGCGTGGGCATCGAACCGGAACTGGTCGTGCGCGAGGGTGATCCGGCAGAAGAGATCCACAGACTGATCGAGGACGATCAGGACATCGCCATTCTGGTGCTGGCCGCCGGTACTTCCAAAGAGGGGCCGGGACCGCTGGTCTCGTCGATCGCGGGCAAGGGCTCCGGTTTTGCAATTCCCGTGACGGTGGTGCCGCCCAATCTTTCCGACGAGGACATCGAAAGCCTCGCCTGAGAAAAACCATTCCTCCTGACGAGCTGTTCGCCGGCCCCGGTTGCTTGATCATCGGCCGCGCAACGACTATTTAGAACTATTCAAAACTGGAGGCGCAACGAACGCCATGTTCATTCAGACAGAAGCGACACCGAATCCCGCGACGCTGAAGTTTTTGCCGGGTGTGGTGGTCATGAACGAAGGCACGGCCGATTTCCGCGATGCCGAGCAGGCGGGCCTTGCCTCACCGCTCGCTGGCCGTCTGTTCGACGTGCCCGGGGTCACCGGTGTCTTCTTCGGGTACGATTTTGTCACTGTCACCAAGGACGGCCCGGAGTGGCAGCACCTCAAGCCGGCCATTCTCGGCACGATCATGGAGCATTTCATGTCCGGTGCGCCGGTCATGGCTTCCGACGAGCCGCAGCGCGACGAGGGCTCCGACGCCGAATTTTACGATGAGGCGGACGAGGAGATCGTGTCGACCATCAAGGAACTGCTCGACACCCGCGTGCGTCCCGCCGTGGCGCAGGACGGCGGCGACATCACCTTCCGCGGCTTCGAGAACGGCACCGTTTTCCTGCACATGAAGGGCGCTTGCGCGGGCTGCCCGTCCTCGACCGCGACGCTCAAGCACGGCATCCAGAACCTGCTTCGCCATTTTGTGCCGGAGGTCCAGCACGTCGAACAGGTCATCTGACCTAGACCTGGCGATCAAAAATGAAAGAGCCGGGTCGTTGCCGACCCGGCTTCTTTTTGGGACGTCCGTGTTGCCTGGACGGTCCGCGTGCTATTTGACGATGACCTTCGCGCCGACTTCGGCGCGGTCGTAGAGGTCGATGATGTCCTGATTGATCAGACGGATGCAGCCTGACGACATCGCCCGGCCGATCGAAGCCCATTCCGGTGTTCCATGCAGGCGATAGCCCGTGTCGCCGCTCCTGTTGTGCAGGTAGAGCGCCCGCGCGCCAAGTGCGTTGTTGAGGCCGGGTGGCATGCCCTTGGCGTACTTAGCCAGTTCCGGCTGCCGCTTGATCATCGCCGGGGGCGGCGTCCAAACCGGCCACTCACGCTTTGCCGCGATCCGCGCCACGCCGCTCCACTCGAAACCTTCGCGACCGACCCCGATTCCGTAGCGCATCGCCTTTCCCTCGGGCATGACGAAATAGAGGTGCTTCTCGGACGTATCGACGATGATCGTTCCGGGCTTTTCCTTGGTGTCATAGCGCACGATCTGCCGATGGTACTGACGCGGCACCTTGGAGATCGGAATCGATGGCAGCCGGTAACCGGCATCGCGCATCGAGCCATATTCAGAAGAGAACATCCTGAGTGAGCCGCCGGTGCAGCCAGCCAGTGCCACCGCCAGAGCGAGTCCGGCCACTGTTACAAGAGATCTGATCTTCATCTACACGTTCCGAGCTATTCCCCACGATGCGCAATTGCGCCCGATTCGAGCCATCATTGCGCCACCTTTGTTAAACCCGCTTAAACGGGTTTTGCCAAGACGCCAATAGGCCGTAGGCGGTACGCGCGCGGTATTTGGCGCGCTGCTTATTGTATTTTGGCAACATTTTCACGCAGTTGTGAAGAATCGAACTAGAATGATCCCGCGTTCTTGCCGTACCGGAAAATGGCAGCAGCGTGGCGGCGCGGTCTGTGAAAAGGTTCTCTCATCGCTGTGGCGGTGGCAAACTGGGCGCATGCCGATCGTCAGCCCGATTCCTTCAAATCCGCTCGCCGACGGGCGCCAGTCCGAGCGCGCGCTGATCATCCGCCGTGGTGTCCAGCGAATGCTGCTGGCGATGAACGCCCATGTTCTGCCGGAACTGTCGCTCGCCAGCGGCCGCCGCGCGGACCTCGTCGCCATCATGCGAAATGGCGAGTTCTGGATCGTCGAGATCAAGTCGTCGGTCGAGGATTTCCGCGTCGACCGCAAATGGCCGGTCTACCGGCAACATTCCGACCGCTTCTTTTTCGCCACCCACCCGGATGTGCCGGCCTCGATCTTTCCGGCCGAATGCGGCTTCATTCTTTCCGACGGCTACGGGGCGGAGATTGTCCGCGAAGCGCCCGAGCATCGGTTGGCGCCGGCGACGCGACGGGCGCTGATGCTGCGTTTCGCGCGCGCCGGCGCGGCGCGCGTGACGGTGGCCGAAATGAGTGGTGTTGCTGTGCCGGCGCTTGACGGGGAAAGTGACTGACGGTTCGGAGCGATGCTCAGCGCGGCGCGCGCTTTGCCAGAATGCGCTGCAGGGTGCGGCGGTGCATGTTGAGCCGCCGCGCGGTCTCCGAGACGTTACGGTCGCACATCTCGTAAACGCGCTGGATGTGCTCCCAGCGTACGCGGTCGGCGGACATCGGGTTTTCAGGCGGCACGACCTTTTCACCTTCCGTGCTGGTGAGTGCGGCATAAACGTCGTCCGCGTCGGCCGGCTTTGCCAGATAGTCGATCGCTCCTAGCTTCACCGCGGTGACCGCCGTCGCGATGTTGCCATAGCCGGTCAGGATGACGGCTCGCGATTCCGCGCGCCTTTCGCGGATCGCCGAAACCACGTCGAGGCCATTGCCGTCGCCGAGCCGCATGTCGACCACGGCGAAGGCTGGGGGTGCTGCCTTGGCCTTCGCCAGCGCCTCCTCTACCGATTCGGCGGTGTCAACGACGAAGCCACGGGTCTCCATGGCGCGCGCGAGCCGGGTCAGGAACGGCCGGTCGTCGTCGACGATCAGCAAGGTACGGTCTTCGCCAAGGATGTCTTCGATGTCGGTCGTCATGGTCTTCCGCAATGCAGGCGTCTCATCATCTATTTATTCAATATCTCGCCCAAATCCAATTTCCGCGGCGTCATGCGAACGCGTCCACGGTCAGGGGCTCGCTGAGGAAGATATCGCGCGGCCAGGACACCTTGACCACGGCGCCCTGCACCGGGCCGCTGGCGTTACTGAAACTCACCGTGGCGCCTGACCGTTCCAGCAGCGTCTTGGCGATGAACAGGCCGAGGCCCAGCCCGCCGCCGGCCTCGCTTTGCGGTCCTGCGCGCGTCGTCATGTAGGGCTCGCCGATCCGGTCGATGATTTCGGGTGGAAAGCCTGATCCGTCGTCGGTCACCGTGATCGACACGGTCGAGGCATCCCAGTTCCAGGTGACGAATACGGCTTCGCGGGCAAAGTCGACCGCGTTCTCGACCAGATTGCCGAGGCCGTAAATAACGCCCGGATTGCGTCGCCCGACGGGTTCCGGCCCCTCGGCGAGCCCTTGCTCCAGCCTTATTTCGATACCGAAATCCCGATGCGGTGCGATCACGTCCTCGATCAGCGATTTCAGTGTCATGCGCGCCATATGCTCCTCGCCCTGCGAGGACAGGCTGGTGAGCCGCTGCAGGATCTCCTTGCAGCGTTTGGTCTGCGAACGCAGCAAGGCTACGTCCTCGCGAAACTTGGGGTCGTTGCCGGAGGCGCGTTCCATTTCCTTGGCGACCAGCGCGATGGTCGCGAGCGGCGTGCCCAACTCATGGGCAGCAGCGGCAGCCAGCCCATCGAGCGCGGAAAGGTGTTGTTCGCGCTGCAGAACCAGTTCCGTCGCGCTCAGGGCGTTGGCGAGCTGGCGCGCTTCTTCCGCGACACGCCAGGCGTAGATCGCGGTGAAGGCGGTCGTCGACAGAATGGCGATCCACATGCCGAAAACATAGAGGAATGGCATCTCGAGGTCGGCACCCCCATACCAGGGCAGCGGCAGATGGAAGGTGACGAGCAACGAGGCGAGGATTGCTACCACCAGTCCCAGCACCGCGGTCAGCGCCAGCGGAAGCGACGAGGCCGAGACGATCACCGGCACGGTCAGGAGTATGGCGAAGGGGTTGGTCAGGCCGCCGGTCAGGTAGAGCAGCCCGGCGAGCTGCAGGACGTCGAGGAAGAGCAGGCTGAAGGCCGCTGCCGGCTTCAGCCGATGGGTCGCCGGATAGCGGAAGGCAAGGAACAGGTTGAGCCAGGCCGACCCAGCGATGAGCGCGAAGCAGAGGCTTACCGGTACCGGAAATTCGATCCAGTAGGCGACCACCAGTACCGCTGCGCTCTGGCCGATGATGGCGAGCCAGCGCAGGCGGATCAGCGTGTTCAGCCGAAGCTGGCGGCTTTTCTGCGTGTCCGGTGCAAGCAGGTTCTGCAACATGCCTCCCTATAGGCCCGGCGGTCCGCTCTGGCCAAGGAATTCCGAGCTCAGCGGCGCGGCTTGGCGCGCGCGGTCGCCTCGGCGGCCCTGGGGTCTTCCGGCCAGTAATGCTTCGGGTAGCGGCCGCGCATGTCACTGCGCACATCTCTCCAGGAGCCGCGCCAGAAACCCGGCAGGTCGCGTGTGGTCTGGATCGGTCGGTTCGCCGGCGAAAGCAGCTCGAGCGTCAGCGGCACCCGGCCTTCGACAATCGCGGGATGTTCGGCCAGCCCGAACAATTCCTGCACCCGGATCGCCAGCACCGGCTCCTCGCCCGAATATTCGATAGGAACGCGGCTGCCCGACGGCGCGTCGTAATGCGTCGGCGCGAGCCGGCCGATGCTGTTCTGCAATTCGTATGGAACCAGCGAGGCCAGCCCGTCGGCCAGGGCGCGGTCTGAAATGTCGACAACTGCCGCGCTGCCAGGAAGAAACGGCGCCAGCCAGTCTTCGAGGCGCGTGAGCAGGGCATTATCGGCAACGTCGGGCCATGGTGTACCAAGCCCTCGATGGAGCCAACCCAGCCTGTGCCTCAAGGCGGTCGACGTTTTCCCCCAGGGCAGGATGGCGAGGCCATGGACGCGTATCGCTTCCAGGATCGCCTGATCTGCCTCCACACCCGTCGGCGGCGGCAGCAGGCGTTCGCCGAGCGTGATCGCGCCAAGCCGCCTGGTCTCCCGCGTGCGGACGGACTTCCTCTCCGTGTCGAACATCGTTTCGCTGCGAACCCCGATCCGCTCCCCGAGCCTGTCGACGATGTCCGCCTCTGTAATTCTGGCCGCTGCCGCGATGCGGGCGTTGCGCGCCTTGCCCTGCAGGTCGGCCACAACCAGAAACTCCTCGCCGGCGAGCCGGTCGGAGGCATCGATTTCGGCGCCGCGGCCATTGGCAAGCACAAACCGGCCACGCTCGCCACGGGCCCTGGCGACGCGGTCCGGCCAGGCCTCGAGCAACAGGAGACCCGAGGTTGGTTCGTCCGCGACTGCGCGTCGAGGCTCCGTGGCCGACCCGGCAATTCTCCTGGCCAGAATGCGCGCACTTTCGGCGCGTTGGCCGCGATCGCGGCGGAAGCGATCCAGCCGGGCATCGAGATCGGGGTCCGAGCCGCCCAGCCCGCGCTCGGTCAGGAGCACCGCGAGTTCCGAAGCGCGCCCCGCACTTCCCCGTGCGCTCGCCTTCGCAACCATGTGCGCAAGCCGTACCGGCAAAGCGAGCTTGCGCATTGCCTCGCCGTCCGCGGTAAGCCTGGCGTCGGCATCGATCGCGCCCAGGTCGAGAAGCAGGGCGCGCGCCGTCTCCAGCGCGGCTTTCGGCGGCGGGTCGAGAAAGGCAAGCCGCGCAGGGTTCGTGACGCCGAAGGCCGCACAGTCGAGCATCAGGCCGGACAGGTCGGCCTCGAGGATTTCCGGGGGCGTGAAGGCGGGCAGGGACGCGGTCTGTTCCGCTCGCCACAGCCTGATCGCGGCGCCCGGTTCGGTGCGGCCGGCGCGACCGGCGCGCTGGTCCGCGGACGCGCGGGACACACGCACGGTTTCCAGCCGCGTCAGGCCGGTGGCCGGTTCGAATTTCGGCAGCCGCGAATAACCGCAATCGATGACCACCCGCACCCCGTCGATGGTGATCGAGGTTTCGGCGATGGCGGTCGCCAGAACCACCTTGCGCCGGCCCGCCGGCGCCGGGCGGATCGCCGCGTCCTGCGCCTTGCCGTCCATGGCGCCGAAGAGCTTCATTACCTCGACATCCGCACTGACCCTGCCGTCAAGCCGCTCGGCAGTGCGCTCGATCTCGCGCTGGCCCGGCAGAAATGCGAGGACGCTGCCGGTTTCCGAAGCCAGTACCGTCCTGATTTGCCGTGCCATTGCTTCTTCGAGCGCTTCGTTGGCCGACCTCTCGTGGTAACGGATGTCGACCGGAAAGCCGCGGCCGGCGCTCTCGATCACCGGTGCGTTGCTTAGGAGTTTTGCCACCCGCGCCCCGTCAAGCGTCGCCGACATGACCAGCAGCCGCAGATCGGTCCTGAGTCCGTTCCTCACGTCAAGCGCCAGCGCCAACCCGAAATCGCCGTCGAGGGAGCGCTCGTGGAACTCGTCGAAGATCACGGCCGAGACGCCCTTGAGTTCCGGATCGTCGAGGATCATGCGCGCCAGCACGCCCTCGGTGACGACGAGGACACGCGTCTTTGCCGACGCCTTCCTGTCCATGCGCATGACGTAACCGACCGTCTCGCCCGTATTTTCGCCCAGCAGCACCGCCATGCGCCTGGCAGCGGCGCGCGCCGCCAGGCGGCGCGGTTCGAGCAAAAGGATGATGCCGTCGCCGAGCCACGCCTCGCCGAGCAGCGCCAGCGGCACGAGCGTGGTCTTGCCGGCGCCGGGCGGGGCGACGAGCACGGCCGCGCCGTCACCCGCAAGCGCTGCGCGCAGGGCCGGGAGGCATTCCACGACGGGCAGATCGGGTAGTGCGGGAACGCTGCGCATCTCCTCAGCCAATACGCAACACCGCGCCACCGGCGGCTTCGGCATCGGCCTCGTCATGGGTCACGAGCAGTACCGGCAGTCCCTTTTCGTGCGCCTTGGCGAAGACGAGCATCCTGATCTGCTGGCGCAGATCGGCGTCGAGCTTGGAGAAGGGTTCATCCAGCAAGAGTGCACGCGGCTCTGCCAAGAGGACGCGAGCGAGTGCCACGCGGGCCTTCTGCCCGCCCGACAAGGTATCGGGATCCCGTTCGCCAAGGCCGGCGAGTCCCACGCCTTCGAGAGCGGCGGTTGCCAGCGAAAGCCGCTCGGCCTTGCCTCTGACCGCGCGCGGGATGGCAAAAAGCAGGTTGCCGTTGACGCTCATATGCGGGAACAGCAGCGGATCCTGGAACAGGATGCCGGCATGCCGGTCCTCCGGCGCCAGCGCCGTGAGTTCGGTGCCGTCGACGAAGACGCGGCCCGTTGCGCGGAAGGCCGGGTCGAGGAAGCCGCCGACATAGGCAAGCAGCGTCGACTTTCCGGAGCCCGAAGGCCCCATGATGGTCAGCACCTCGCCCGGCGCCGCCTCATGGTCGACCGCAAGCAGAATACGGTTGCCGAGCGCGATCGAAACGCCGTCGAGTTTCAGCCCTTTTGCCAAAGTCACCTGCTTCGTCAGACCCGCATGGCGCGGAACCGCCGGAATATCAGTGCTGGTATCGCGGTGGCAACGAGAAAGCCTAGTGCCGGCAGCGCCATCTGCAGGAAGGCATAAACGCCGATGACACGGCGGTTGCCTCCCGACGCAAGCGCCACTGCTTCCGACGTGATGGTGGTAAGGCGTCCGGCGCCGATCAGTACGGTCGGCAGATAAAGCCCGACGGATACGGCGAAGCCGACCGCGGCCGCCGTCAAGATGGCGCGCGTCAGCATGGGCAGCCGGATGGCGGCGAGAGCGCGGCGGCGCGAGGCGCCTAGCCCCGCGGCGACGGCATCATAACGCCGGTCGAAGGAGCGCCAGGGATCGGAAAGCGACAGGAAGACATAGGGCATGACGAAGATAAGGTGCGCGAAAACGAGCGCCGGCAGGCTGGCATCCATTCGCGCCAGAAGGAAGAGCAGTTGCAGTCCGAACAGGAAGGCGGCCTGCGGCACCAGCAGCGGCAGGTAGATCAGGTAGAGCGCCTTGTTGCCGAGGGTACGGCCGGATTCATCCTCGCGCGCGAGGCAAAGCAGGGTGAGGCCGAGCGCGATGACGGTCGCGGCGAGGCCGGTGGCAAGCGTGACCGTGAGCGGCTCCGCGATCCGAGGCGCCGTCGCGATCCAGGTCTTCAGCGAAAAGCTGCGCGGCAGCGCGTCGGGATATTGCCACAGGCCGGCGACCGACCAGATCGCCAGTGCCGCCAGTCCGGCGGCCACGACAAGTGCCGAAAGCGACATCGCCCACAGGCCTGCATGGCGCAGAACCGCATCGTTCCGAAACCTCAGCCCGCCTGCGGCGAACCGGTCGCGGGCGGCGGCCGACAGCCGCTCGAGCACGACCCAGACCAGGAGCGCCGTCGCGCTGGCGGCTAGCTGCAGCACCGCGCCCGCCGAGGCCAGAAAACGCATCGACAGTTCCGGGTCGTTCATCCATTCGACCAGGCGCACGGCAAGGGTCGGTGGCGTCAGGGGTCCGAGGATTGCGGCCACGTCAACGACCGAAGAGGCAAACGCTATGACAGCGAAGACCGCGAGCCTGATCTGGCTATAAATCGGCGGCCACAGGCCGAACAGGAAACCGGCGATGCGGCCGTAGCCAAGTGAAGCCGACAATGCGCGTGTGCGTGCAAGCGGCACCTGCGGCAGGGCTGCCAGCGTGACCAGCAGCAGGAACGGGATTTCCTTGACCACAAGGCCGGCGATCATGGTCAGCCCCATCGGGTCGTGCACGATCAGCAGATCCGGCGGTCGTGTCCAGCCGGTCAGTTCGGGTGAAGTCAACCTTGCCAGCAATCCGGATGGCGCGACGAGGAAGGCAAGACCGAAGGCAGCCGCCGCATGCGGTACCGACAGTAGCGGCGAGACCAAATGCTGCATGCGCTCGAAGGCGCGGGTACCGGCCCACGCCGCGACGAAAAACATGACAACGGCCAACGAAACCAAGGCCGAGCACAGCCCGGCAAATACGCTCAGCCCGAACGAGGTGGCGATGCCCGGCTGGGCGAAAAGCGCCCGCCACGGTGTCAGCGAGAAGCTCTCCCCGCCAAGCGCCGGCAGGTAGCCAAAGGCCGGCAGCACCGTACCGGCAAGCCCCAACAGGATCGGCCCCGATAGCAATGCCACAGCCAGCGGTGGGCCGAACCGGGTCAGCATTCTCGGGCGCCTTTACGATCGGTCACCGTCGGCGCCGTCCCCGCGAGGCGCGTCAGGGTCAGTTCGCGACGCCGTAGCGCGTCTTCCATTCCGCCTCGATCCGCTCCATCCAGCTCGGATGCGGTTCGTCGATTGCCGGCCCGAGTTCGTCCGGCCTGAGCGTCGCGATGCCGAGATCAAGCGCGGCGAAGCGCTCGCGGCCGGCCTCGTCGAGTTTGTCGATCGCCAGCACGGTCGGGTCTCCCCAGACCTTCGGGTCCTGCTTGCGGGCCTGGGCTTCCGGCGACAGCAGGAAGTTGGCCGTCACCAGGGCGCCGGCCTTCGAGGCCGCGTTGTAGGGAATGGCGACGAAATGCGTGTTCGAGAGCGTGCCTTCGGGGAAGGTGAACGAGCGCACCGTGTCCGGCAATTCGCCATTGGCGATCGCGCTCGATGCTTCTGCCGGATTGAAGGCGAAGATGATATCGACCTCGCTGTCGGCCAGCATCTGCTTCATCGCAGGATAGTTTTGCGGATAGGCGCGGCCCGAGCGCCACATCACCGGGTGCAGTTCATCCAGATAGGCAAACAGCGGCGCGGCATCCTGCTCGAAGGTTGTTTCGTCGACCGCCTTCAGCAGTATCGAGGGATCTTCGACCAGTTCCGACAGCACCTGTTTCAGGAAGGAAGAGCCAATGAAGTCCGGCGGCTGGGGGTAGGAGAAGCGTCCCGGATTGGCCTTCGCCCAATCAAGCAGGGAGCGCGCGTCGGTCGGCAGATCGGGGATCTCGGTGCGCGCCGAATCGTGGAAGAAGACCAGCTTGGCCATCCCCCACGGGCTTTCGAGCCCCTCGACGGGGATCGTGAAGTCGGTGCGGATGGTCGGCTTTTCCTCGATATCGACATATCGCCAGTTGGGGAGGTCTTCAGCCCAGCCCGGTGAAAACAGGAGGCCTTGCCGCTTCATCGAGGCGAAGTTCTCGCCGTTGATCCAAATGAGGTCGACCGAGCCGCCCTCGTCCTTGCCGGCGGCTTTTTCCGCAACCACCTTGGCGACGGCGTTGGCGGTGTCGTCGAGTTTCACATGGACCAGCGTGACGCCGTATCGCGATTTCAGTTCCGCGCCGGCCCATTCGATGTAGGCGTTGATGTTTTCGGAGCCACCCCAGGCGTTCCAGTAGACGGTTTCGCCCTTCGCCTCCGCGACGACCGCCGGCCAGTCCTTCGGGTCGAGTTCGGCCGCCATGGCCGCTGTGCTCGCAAAGGCCAGGCCGAGCGCGGCGAGAAGGGTCTTTTTCACTGGCAAGGCTCCCATTTTCTATCCTTGCCTGACGATTGAGCATGGCCCTTCCGAAGGGTCA contains:
- a CDS encoding ActR/PrrA/RegA family redox response regulator transcription factor, with amino-acid sequence MTTDIEDILGEDRTLLIVDDDRPFLTRLARAMETRGFVVDTAESVEEALAKAKAAPPAFAVVDMRLGDGNGLDVVSAIRERRAESRAVILTGYGNIATAVTAVKLGAIDYLAKPADADDVYAALTSTEGEKVVPPENPMSADRVRWEHIQRVYEMCDRNVSETARRLNMHRRTLQRILAKRAPR
- a CDS encoding L,D-transpeptidase is translated as MKIRSLVTVAGLALAVALAGCTGGSLRMFSSEYGSMRDAGYRLPSIPISKVPRQYHRQIVRYDTKEKPGTIIVDTSEKHLYFVMPEGKAMRYGIGVGREGFEWSGVARIAAKREWPVWTPPPAMIKRQPELAKYAKGMPPGLNNALGARALYLHNRSGDTGYRLHGTPEWASIGRAMSSGCIRLINQDIIDLYDRAEVGAKVIVK
- the hrpB gene encoding ATP-dependent helicase HrpB, with translation MRSVPALPDLPVVECLPALRAALAGDGAAVLVAPPGAGKTTLVPLALLGEAWLGDGIILLLEPRRLAARAAARRMAVLLGENTGETVGYVMRMDRKASAKTRVLVVTEGVLARMILDDPELKGVSAVIFDEFHERSLDGDFGLALALDVRNGLRTDLRLLVMSATLDGARVAKLLSNAPVIESAGRGFPVDIRYHERSANEALEEAMARQIRTVLASETGSVLAFLPGQREIERTAERLDGRVSADVEVMKLFGAMDGKAQDAAIRPAPAGRRKVVLATAIAETSITIDGVRVVIDCGYSRLPKFEPATGLTRLETVRVSRASADQRAGRAGRTEPGAAIRLWRAEQTASLPAFTPPEILEADLSGLMLDCAAFGVTNPARLAFLDPPPKAALETARALLLDLGAIDADARLTADGEAMRKLALPVRLAHMVAKASARGSAGRASELAVLLTERGLGGSDPDLDARLDRFRRDRGQRAESARILARRIAGSATEPRRAVADEPTSGLLLLEAWPDRVARARGERGRFVLANGRGAEIDASDRLAGEEFLVVADLQGKARNARIAAAARITEADIVDRLGERIGVRSETMFDTERKSVRTRETRRLGAITLGERLLPPPTGVEADQAILEAIRVHGLAILPWGKTSTALRHRLGWLHRGLGTPWPDVADNALLTRLEDWLAPFLPGSAAVVDISDRALADGLASLVPYELQNSIGRLAPTHYDAPSGSRVPIEYSGEEPVLAIRVQELFGLAEHPAIVEGRVPLTLELLSPANRPIQTTRDLPGFWRGSWRDVRSDMRGRYPKHYWPEDPRAAEATARAKPRR
- a CDS encoding ActS/PrrB/RegB family redox-sensitive histidine kinase; this translates as MLQNLLAPDTQKSRQLRLNTLIRLRWLAIIGQSAAVLVVAYWIEFPVPVSLCFALIAGSAWLNLFLAFRYPATHRLKPAAAFSLLFLDVLQLAGLLYLTGGLTNPFAILLTVPVIVSASSLPLALTAVLGLVVAILASLLVTFHLPLPWYGGADLEMPFLYVFGMWIAILSTTAFTAIYAWRVAEEARQLANALSATELVLQREQHLSALDGLAAAAAHELGTPLATIALVAKEMERASGNDPKFREDVALLRSQTKRCKEILQRLTSLSSQGEEHMARMTLKSLIEDVIAPHRDFGIEIRLEQGLAEGPEPVGRRNPGVIYGLGNLVENAVDFAREAVFVTWNWDASTVSITVTDDGSGFPPEIIDRIGEPYMTTRAGPQSEAGGGLGLGLFIAKTLLERSGATVSFSNASGPVQGAVVKVSWPRDIFLSEPLTVDAFA
- a CDS encoding MmcB family DNA repair protein, with amino-acid sequence MPIVSPIPSNPLADGRQSERALIIRRGVQRMLLAMNAHVLPELSLASGRRADLVAIMRNGEFWIVEIKSSVEDFRVDRKWPVYRQHSDRFFFATHPDVPASIFPAECGFILSDGYGAEIVREAPEHRLAPATRRALMLRFARAGAARVTVAEMSGVAVPALDGESD
- a CDS encoding ATP-binding cassette domain-containing protein → MTLAKGLKLDGVSIALGNRILLAVDHEAAPGEVLTIMGPSGSGKSTLLAYVGGFLDPAFRATGRVFVDGTELTALAPEDRHAGILFQDPLLFPHMSVNGNLLFAIPRAVRGKAERLSLATAALEGVGLAGLGERDPDTLSGGQKARVALARVLLAEPRALLLDEPFSKLDADLRQQIRMLVFAKAHEKGLPVLLVTHDEADAEAAGGAVLRIG
- the trpS gene encoding tryptophan--tRNA ligase, giving the protein MSSFKPLVFSGVQPTGNLHLGNYLGAIRKFVALQENYECIYCVVDLHSITAQLVHDDLPGQTRAITAAFLAAGIDPAKHIVFNQSRVPQHAELAWIFNCVARIGWMNRMTQFKDKAGKDRENASLGLLAYPSLMAADILVYRATHVPVGDDQKQHLELTRDIATKFNNDFSERIAELDVGVEMMMGEERVNGFFPLTEPLIEGPATRVMSLRDGTRKMSKSDPSDLSRINLTDDADAIAKKIRKAKTDPAPLPVDPDGLASRPEAENLVGIYAALADQSRADVIRDFGGRQFSEFKPALAELAVEKMAPIAAEMRRIMADPGYVDGVLRDGGERAGALAEETMTSVRDIIGLLQR
- a CDS encoding universal stress protein, whose translation is MVSKRLSREAGHRRKFLAIVDDTPESERAVAYASRRAERTGGVLVLLFVIEPTDFQQWFGVEKIMREEASATANAALDTAARQVRESVGIEPELVVREGDPAEEIHRLIEDDQDIAILVLAAGTSKEGPGPLVSSIAGKGSGFAIPVTVVPPNLSDEDIESLA
- a CDS encoding NifU family protein: MFIQTEATPNPATLKFLPGVVVMNEGTADFRDAEQAGLASPLAGRLFDVPGVTGVFFGYDFVTVTKDGPEWQHLKPAILGTIMEHFMSGAPVMASDEPQRDEGSDAEFYDEADEEIVSTIKELLDTRVRPAVAQDGGDITFRGFENGTVFLHMKGACAGCPSSTATLKHGIQNLLRHFVPEVQHVEQVI